Proteins encoded in a region of the Methylobacterium radiotolerans JCM 2831 genome:
- a CDS encoding cysteine synthase A — protein MTGPSREPAPDVLAAIGQTPLIRLRRASEETGCTIYGKAEFLNPGLSVKDRAALSIVRDAEARDLIRPGGTIVEGTAGNTGIGLALVASVRGYRTLIVIPVTQSEEKKQTLRLAGARLVEVPAVPFANPNNYVHVARRLADRLAATEPAGAFFADQFDNVANRQAHVDGTGPEIWAQTGGRVDGFVCAAGTGGTLAGTAEALRARNPQVRIALSDPEGSALYAHYTTGTLKAEGSSITEGIGQGRITRNLEGFIPDRAFRIPDREALDIVFGLMREEGLSLGGSSGINVAGAIRLARDLGPGHTIVTILCDGAARYASKLFNPAFLAERGLPVPGWLDAPQEALPDWHA, from the coding sequence ATGACCGGACCGAGTCGCGAACCCGCCCCCGACGTCCTGGCCGCCATCGGCCAGACGCCGCTGATCCGCCTGCGCCGCGCCTCCGAGGAGACCGGCTGCACCATCTACGGCAAGGCGGAGTTCCTCAATCCCGGCCTGTCGGTGAAGGACCGCGCGGCGCTGTCCATCGTGCGGGACGCGGAGGCGCGGGACCTGATCCGCCCGGGCGGCACGATCGTCGAGGGCACCGCCGGCAACACCGGCATCGGCCTCGCCCTGGTGGCCTCGGTGCGCGGTTACCGGACGCTGATCGTCATTCCGGTCACCCAGTCCGAGGAGAAGAAGCAGACCCTGCGGCTCGCGGGTGCCCGGCTGGTGGAGGTGCCGGCGGTGCCCTTCGCCAACCCGAACAACTACGTCCACGTGGCCCGGCGGCTCGCGGACAGACTCGCCGCCACCGAGCCGGCGGGCGCCTTCTTCGCCGACCAGTTCGACAACGTCGCCAACCGGCAGGCCCATGTCGACGGCACCGGCCCGGAGATCTGGGCGCAGACCGGCGGCCGTGTCGACGGCTTCGTCTGCGCGGCCGGGACCGGCGGCACGCTGGCCGGCACCGCCGAGGCCCTGCGCGCCCGCAACCCGCAGGTGCGGATCGCGCTGTCGGACCCCGAGGGCTCGGCCCTCTATGCCCACTACACGACCGGCACACTGAAGGCCGAGGGCTCCTCGATCACCGAAGGGATCGGGCAGGGGCGGATCACCCGCAACCTCGAGGGCTTCATCCCCGACCGCGCCTTCCGGATCCCGGACCGCGAGGCCCTCGACATCGTCTTCGGGCTGATGCGGGAGGAGGGGCTGTCGCTGGGCGGCTCGTCGGGCATCAACGTCGCCGGGGCGATCCGGCTGGCCCGGGACCTCGGGCCCGGTCACACCATCGTGACGATCCTCTGCGACGGGGCGGCCCGCTACGCCTCGAAGCTGTTCAACCCGGCTTTCCTCGCCGAGCGCGGCCTGCCGGTTCCGGGCTGGCTCGACGCGCCGCAGGAGGCCCTGCCCGACTGGCACGCTTGA
- a CDS encoding trypsin-like peptidase domain-containing protein, with protein MDSGDASRCRIPDAPRGRARRATALAILIALGTGPVAGQDRPAPARVAPRPAPAPGALADPAFEAMRAGFEALPEADRKAVQDALVWTGDFNAVVSGAFGRRTFEALNAYAARTGGADPLDSRGRAALLAAGAAARNAARFRVAVDPGTGAVMGVPERLLAKRTALPSGTRWQSQDGRVTLESRAFPPGTESLDALFEKATAPLPGRKVTYKLRRPDTVVVTAETGPGLSYIRYASGPEGVRGFLLGYDRALAPEVDRLVIAVANAFVPFPDPAAAPAAQLSAGPAPATRAAANPAPSPQAAAPLRPASLSPAPASGAGLAVAPGRVLTASAVLEGCAQLRVGATPVRVLATDPAGLALLDVPGAPAPLRAAIRIEPVGAEESVIALAPGPDGVQAAPGEVRGGDVIAALQPGSGGAPVLERSGTLVGLVARYPAAPRRVAGVVPPARLPLVPARAIHAFLSAQGVPPAPPQPGGGPGAVAPAVVGITCR; from the coding sequence ATGGATTCGGGTGACGCGTCGCGGTGTCGGATCCCGGACGCCCCGCGCGGCCGCGCCCGGCGCGCGACGGCCCTCGCGATCCTGATCGCCCTCGGGACCGGGCCGGTCGCCGGCCAGGACCGGCCGGCCCCCGCGCGGGTCGCGCCGAGACCCGCGCCGGCGCCCGGAGCGCTGGCCGATCCCGCCTTCGAGGCGATGAGGGCGGGCTTCGAGGCCCTCCCGGAGGCCGACCGCAAGGCCGTCCAGGACGCCCTGGTCTGGACCGGCGACTTCAACGCCGTGGTGTCGGGGGCCTTCGGACGTCGGACCTTCGAGGCGCTCAACGCCTACGCGGCCCGGACAGGCGGGGCCGACCCCCTCGATTCGCGTGGCCGGGCGGCGCTGCTGGCCGCCGGCGCGGCGGCGCGGAACGCGGCGCGCTTCCGCGTCGCGGTCGATCCCGGGACCGGCGCCGTGATGGGCGTGCCCGAGAGGCTCCTGGCGAAACGGACCGCCCTGCCCTCCGGAACCCGCTGGCAGAGCCAGGACGGGCGCGTGACCCTCGAATCCCGCGCCTTCCCGCCGGGGACCGAGAGCCTGGACGCGCTGTTCGAGAAGGCGACCGCGCCGCTCCCCGGCCGCAAGGTGACCTACAAGCTGCGGCGGCCGGACACCGTGGTGGTCACCGCCGAGACCGGGCCGGGCTTGTCCTACATCCGCTACGCGTCCGGCCCCGAGGGCGTGCGCGGTTTCCTGCTCGGCTACGACCGCGCCCTCGCGCCGGAGGTCGACCGGCTCGTCATCGCCGTGGCGAACGCCTTCGTGCCGTTTCCGGACCCCGCCGCGGCGCCGGCCGCCCAGCTTTCGGCGGGCCCGGCGCCGGCGACCCGCGCCGCCGCAAACCCGGCGCCCTCGCCGCAGGCCGCCGCCCCCCTGAGGCCGGCGAGCCTCTCCCCCGCGCCGGCATCGGGCGCGGGTCTCGCGGTGGCGCCGGGACGCGTTCTGACCGCCTCCGCCGTGCTGGAGGGCTGCGCGCAGCTCCGCGTCGGCGCGACGCCGGTGCGGGTGCTCGCCACCGATCCGGCCGGCCTCGCCCTCCTCGATGTGCCCGGCGCCCCCGCCCCGCTCCGGGCCGCGATCCGGATCGAGCCCGTCGGTGCCGAAGAGAGCGTGATCGCCCTGGCGCCGGGCCCCGACGGGGTCCAGGCCGCCCCCGGCGAGGTGCGGGGCGGCGACGTGATCGCGGCGCTCCAGCCAGGTTCCGGCGGCGCGCCGGTGCTCGAACGGTCGGGGACCCTCGTCGGGCTCGTCGCCCGCTACCCCGCGGCGCCGCGCCGGGTCGCCGGGGTGGTGCCGCCGGCGCGCCTGCCGCTCGTGCCGGCGCGGGCGATCCACGCCTTCCTCTCCGCCCAGGGCGTCCCCCCGGCGCCGCCGCAGCCGGGTGGCGGGCCCGGCGCGGTCGCGCCCGCCGTGGTGGGGATCACCTGCCGCTAG
- a CDS encoding alkylphosphonate utilization protein, whose product MTGDDEAYVYDEATGEWLPPGSAATPPETRAVRDAAGNVLADGDSVTLIKDLKVKGANQTLKQGTVIRSIRLTDDPEEIDCRHDTIKGLVLRTEFVRKR is encoded by the coding sequence TTGACGGGCGACGACGAGGCTTACGTCTACGACGAGGCGACGGGCGAGTGGCTCCCGCCCGGGTCCGCCGCCACGCCCCCCGAGACGAGGGCCGTCCGCGACGCGGCCGGCAACGTCCTGGCCGACGGCGATTCGGTCACGCTGATCAAGGACCTCAAGGTCAAGGGTGCCAACCAGACCCTGAAGCAGGGCACGGTCATCCGGTCGATCCGGCTCACGGACGATCCGGAGGAGATCGACTGCCGCCACGACACCATCAAGGGTTTGGTGCTGCGCACCGAATTCGTGCGCAAGCGCTGA
- the ccrA gene encoding crotonyl-CoA carboxylase/reductase, whose product MAASAAISPTGGEVKDLYEMGEIPPLGHVPAKMYAWAIRRERHGPPEQSHQLEVLPVWEIGDDEVLVYVMAAGVNYNGVWAGLGEPISPFDVHKGEYHIAGSDASGIVWKVGSKVKRWKVGDEVIVHCNRDDGDDEECNGGDPMLSPSQRIWGYETGDGSFAQFCRVQSRQLMTRPKHLTWEEAACYTLTLATAYRMLFGHAPHTVKPGQNVLIWGASGGLGVFGVQLCAASGANAIAVISDESKRDYVMSLGAKGVINRKDFDCWGQLPKVNSPEFHAWTKEARKFGKAIWDITGKQDVDIVFEHPGEATFPVSALVVKRGGMVVFCAGTTGFNITFDARYVWMRQKRIQGSHFAHLKQASAANQFVLDQRIDPCMSEVFPWDKIPQAHTKMWKNQHPPGNMACLVNSPRAGLRTVEDVIEAGPLKR is encoded by the coding sequence ATGGCGGCGAGCGCTGCGATCAGTCCGACGGGCGGGGAGGTCAAGGACCTCTACGAGATGGGTGAAATCCCGCCGCTGGGTCATGTGCCGGCCAAGATGTATGCCTGGGCGATCCGGCGCGAGCGGCACGGACCCCCGGAGCAGTCCCACCAGCTCGAGGTGCTGCCGGTCTGGGAGATCGGCGACGACGAGGTGCTGGTCTACGTCATGGCGGCGGGCGTCAACTACAACGGCGTCTGGGCCGGCCTCGGCGAGCCGATCTCGCCCTTCGACGTCCACAAGGGCGAGTACCACATCGCGGGCTCCGACGCCTCCGGCATCGTCTGGAAGGTCGGCTCCAAGGTGAAGCGCTGGAAGGTCGGCGACGAGGTCATCGTCCACTGCAACCGGGACGACGGCGACGACGAGGAGTGCAATGGCGGCGACCCGATGCTGTCGCCCTCGCAGCGCATCTGGGGCTACGAGACCGGCGACGGCTCCTTCGCGCAGTTCTGCCGGGTGCAGTCGCGTCAGCTCATGACGCGGCCCAAGCACCTCACCTGGGAGGAGGCCGCCTGCTACACGCTGACGCTCGCCACCGCCTACCGCATGCTGTTCGGCCACGCCCCGCACACGGTGAAGCCGGGCCAGAACGTGCTGATCTGGGGCGCCTCGGGCGGTCTCGGCGTGTTCGGCGTGCAGCTCTGCGCGGCCTCGGGCGCCAACGCCATCGCGGTGATCTCGGACGAGTCGAAGCGCGACTACGTGATGAGCCTCGGCGCCAAGGGCGTCATCAACCGCAAGGACTTCGACTGCTGGGGCCAGCTCCCGAAGGTCAACAGCCCCGAGTTCCACGCCTGGACCAAGGAGGCGCGGAAGTTCGGCAAGGCGATCTGGGACATCACCGGCAAGCAGGACGTCGACATCGTGTTCGAGCATCCCGGCGAGGCGACCTTCCCGGTCTCGGCGCTCGTGGTGAAGCGCGGCGGCATGGTGGTGTTCTGCGCCGGTACGACCGGCTTCAACATCACCTTCGACGCCCGCTACGTCTGGATGCGGCAGAAGCGCATCCAGGGCTCGCACTTCGCCCACCTCAAGCAGGCCTCGGCGGCGAACCAGTTCGTGCTCGACCAGCGGATCGACCCGTGCATGAGCGAGGTCTTCCCCTGGGACAAGATCCCCCAGGCCCACACCAAGATGTGGAAGAACCAGCACCCGCCGGGCAACATGGCCTGCCTCGTCAACTCCCCGCGCGCCGGCCTGCGCACGGTCGAGGACGTGATCGAGGCCGGTCCGCTGAAGCGGTAG
- a CDS encoding protein meaA has protein sequence MGASVAETRSDKSSRDKPWIIRTYAGHSTAAESNKLYRGNLAKGQTGLSVAFDLPTQTGYDPDHELSRGEVGKVGVSIAHLGDMRTLFQDIPLAQMNTSMTINATAPWLLALYLAVAEEQGAPIAALQGTTQNDIIKEYLSRGTYVFPPAPSLRLTKDVILFTTRNVPKWNPMNVCSYHLQEAGATPVQELSYALAIAIAVLDTVREDPEFDAASFPEVFGRISFFVNAGLRFVTEICKMRAFSELWDEIARERYGIDDPKKRIFRYGVQVNSLGLTEQQPENNVHRILIEMLAVTLSKRARARAVQLPAWNEALGLPRPWDQQWSMRMQQILAFETDLLEYDDIFDGSHVIEAKVEELKAQTRAELERIGGIGGAVAAVETGALKRALVESNARRISAIEAGEQIVVGVNKWQQGEPSPLTAGEGAIFSVSETVEMEAQSRIREWRGRRDENAVGQALDALERAARSGTNIMPPSIEAAKAGVTTGEWGARLRAVFGEYRAPTGVTVETVSSGAAEEAKLLIADLGERLGETPKLVVGKPGLDGHSNGAEQIALRARDVGFDVTYDGIRQTPAEIVAKAKETGAHVVGLSILSGSHVPLVREVRAKMREAGLDHIPVVVGGIISPEDELVLKNMGVRAVYTPKDYAIDQIMVGLAKVVEKGLERRDGPSNQPRAEAQVY, from the coding sequence ATGGGCGCGAGCGTCGCCGAGACCAGGAGCGACAAGTCGAGCCGCGACAAGCCCTGGATTATCCGCACCTACGCGGGGCACTCGACCGCGGCGGAGTCCAACAAGCTCTATCGGGGCAACCTCGCCAAGGGCCAGACCGGCCTGTCAGTCGCCTTCGACCTGCCGACCCAGACCGGCTACGACCCCGACCACGAGCTGTCCCGCGGCGAGGTCGGCAAGGTCGGCGTCTCGATCGCGCATCTCGGCGACATGCGGACCCTGTTCCAGGACATCCCGCTCGCCCAGATGAACACCTCGATGACGATCAACGCCACGGCCCCGTGGCTGCTGGCGCTCTACCTCGCGGTGGCCGAGGAGCAGGGCGCGCCGATCGCCGCGCTCCAGGGCACGACCCAGAACGACATCATCAAGGAGTACCTGTCGCGCGGCACCTACGTGTTCCCGCCCGCGCCGTCCCTTCGGCTCACCAAGGACGTGATCCTGTTCACGACCCGGAACGTGCCGAAGTGGAACCCGATGAACGTCTGCTCCTACCACCTTCAGGAGGCGGGGGCGACGCCGGTCCAGGAGCTCTCCTACGCGCTCGCCATCGCCATCGCGGTGCTCGACACCGTGCGCGAGGACCCCGAATTCGACGCCGCGAGCTTCCCGGAGGTGTTCGGCCGGATCTCGTTCTTCGTGAACGCGGGCCTGCGGTTCGTCACCGAGATCTGCAAGATGCGGGCGTTCTCGGAGCTCTGGGACGAGATCGCCCGGGAGCGCTACGGCATCGACGACCCGAAGAAGCGCATCTTCCGCTACGGCGTGCAGGTGAACTCTCTGGGGCTCACCGAGCAGCAGCCGGAGAACAACGTCCACCGCATCCTGATCGAGATGCTGGCGGTGACGCTGTCCAAGCGCGCCCGCGCCCGCGCGGTGCAGCTCCCGGCCTGGAACGAGGCGCTCGGCCTGCCGCGGCCCTGGGACCAGCAATGGTCCATGCGCATGCAGCAGATCCTGGCCTTCGAGACCGACCTGCTGGAATACGACGACATCTTCGACGGCAGCCACGTGATCGAGGCCAAGGTCGAGGAGCTGAAGGCGCAGACCCGCGCCGAGCTGGAGCGGATCGGCGGCATCGGCGGCGCGGTCGCGGCGGTGGAGACCGGCGCGCTCAAGCGCGCGCTGGTGGAGTCGAACGCCCGCCGGATCTCGGCCATCGAGGCCGGCGAGCAGATCGTCGTCGGCGTCAACAAGTGGCAGCAGGGCGAGCCGTCGCCGCTCACGGCCGGGGAGGGGGCGATCTTCTCCGTCTCCGAGACCGTCGAGATGGAGGCGCAGAGCCGGATCCGCGAGTGGCGCGGCCGCCGCGACGAGAACGCCGTCGGCCAAGCCCTCGACGCCCTGGAGCGGGCGGCGCGCTCCGGCACCAACATCATGCCGCCCTCGATCGAGGCCGCCAAGGCCGGCGTCACGACGGGCGAGTGGGGCGCGCGCCTGCGCGCGGTGTTCGGCGAGTACCGGGCCCCCACCGGCGTGACCGTCGAGACGGTCTCCAGCGGCGCGGCCGAGGAGGCCAAGCTCCTGATCGCCGATCTCGGCGAGCGGCTCGGCGAGACGCCGAAGCTCGTGGTCGGCAAGCCCGGCCTCGACGGCCATTCCAACGGCGCCGAGCAGATCGCGCTCCGCGCCCGGGACGTCGGCTTCGACGTCACCTACGACGGCATCCGCCAGACGCCGGCCGAGATCGTCGCGAAGGCCAAGGAGACCGGCGCCCACGTGGTCGGCCTGTCGATCCTGTCCGGATCCCACGTGCCGCTGGTGCGGGAGGTCCGCGCCAAGATGCGGGAGGCGGGGCTCGACCACATCCCGGTGGTGGTCGGCGGCATCATCTCGCCGGAGGACGAGCTGGTCCTCAAGAACATGGGCGTGCGCGCCGTCTACACGCCGAAGGACTACGCCATCGACCAGATCATGGTCGGGCTCGCCAAGGTGGTGGAGAAGGGCCTGGAGCGCCGGGACGGCCCGTCGAACCAGCCGCGCGCGGAGGCTCAGGTCTACTAG
- a CDS encoding IS5-like element ISMra2 family transposase (programmed frameshift), with product MRRFELTDAQWEQIAPLLPPQKPRTGRPAEDHRQVLNGMLWILRTGAPWEDLPARYGAVGTVSSRFYRWRKAGVFDRVLQRLQAQADARGALDWDLHFVDATVVRAHQHAAGARRSGAIGGEATVEGVGEALGRSQGGFSTKLHLRAEGGGKPIAAVLTAGERHEQFALDALMDKGAVPRPGRGRPRLRPRRTAGDRGYSSPPARCRLRQRRIEPVIPTRKDQPRQPDFDKAAYRERNKVERLINRLKQYRRIATRYEKRAANYLAMVTLGMTMLWLT from the exons ATGCGACGCTTTGAACTGACTGACGCGCAGTGGGAGCAGATCGCCCCGCTGCTGCCTCCGCAGAAGCCGCGCACGGGCCGGCCCGCCGAGGATCACCGCCAAGTGCTCAACGGCATGCTCTGGATCCTGCGTACCGGTGCTCCCTGGGAGGACCTGCCGGCCCGCTACGGGGCGGTCGGAACCGTGTCGAGCCGGTTCTACCGGTGGCGCAAGGCGGGCGTGTTCGACCGGGTGCTGCAGCGCCTGCAGGCGCAGGCGGACGCCCGCGGCGCCCTGGACTGGGATCTGCACTTCGTGGACGCCACGGTGGTGCGCGCCCACCAGCACGCCGCCGGGGCACGCCGGTCCGGCGCCATC GGGGGTGAGGCGACCGTCGAGGGCGTGGGCGAAGCGCTCGGGCGCAGCCAGGGCGGGTTCTCCACCAAGCTGCATCTGCGCGCCGAGGGCGGCGGCAAGCCGATCGCGGCGGTGCTGACGGCCGGCGAAAGGCACGAGCAGTTCGCACTGGACGCCTTGATGGACAAGGGCGCGGTGCCACGTCCAGGGCGAGGCCGCCCGCGCCTGCGGCCCCGTAGGACGGCAGGGGACCGGGGTTACTCCAGTCCGCCGGCGCGTTGTCGCCTCAGGCAGCGTCGGATCGAGCCGGTCATCCCGACCCGCAAGGACCAGCCGCGTCAGCCCGACTTTGACAAGGCCGCGTACCGCGAGCGCAACAAGGTCGAGCGGCTGATCAACCGCCTCAAGCAGTATCGCCGCATCGCCACCCGCTACGAGAAGCGGGCTGCCAACTACCTCGCCATGGTCACCCTCGGCATGACCATGCTCTGGCTCACATGA
- a CDS encoding methyl-accepting chemotaxis protein — translation MRAGISIAAKLGLCLAALVLLIAATSGLSLAELGRIESAAAQLRDTRIPATDALGRIGINFMRQRVNAVRLITADTPELRAEVSDQIAKRDALLAAQYARYEALPLTQPEREAYAAFRQHVATYAEQQREAVAKAEAGDVAGGQRIYNTTMSDSIRAIMADWEKLVALNGDGSQASGTLIAQTYDAAKRNVLALAGLALAVALGAFVLVTRGVSRPLRTISAVTQRLAAGDAEVAIPGQERRDEIGALAGSVVVFRDNLVRARALEAETALARADAETQRRAATRAMADAFEQAVGGIVGGVSAAATELEATARSLTGSAADGAGQSGTVASAASDAAANVNTVAAAAEELGSSVQEIGRQVSGSAELARVAVAEATNTVALVQDLSSAAAKVGDVVALISGIAAQTNLLALNATIEAARAGAAGRGFAVVASEVKALAEQTARATEEITGQIGRIQSSTGQAASAIDGIGRRIREIDGVAASIAAAVEQQGAATQEIVRNVAEAAAGTGAVTGTIASLAQSAEETGTAAAQVLGAATEMSRQSEHLGAEVARFLATVRAA, via the coding sequence ATGCGCGCCGGTATCTCCATCGCGGCCAAGCTCGGCCTGTGCCTCGCAGCCCTGGTGCTGCTGATCGCCGCGACGAGCGGCCTCTCGCTGGCCGAGCTCGGCCGCATCGAATCCGCCGCCGCGCAGCTGCGCGACACCCGCATCCCGGCCACCGATGCCCTCGGCCGGATCGGGATCAACTTCATGCGGCAGCGGGTCAACGCCGTCCGCCTGATCACCGCCGACACGCCCGAGCTGCGGGCCGAGGTCTCCGACCAGATCGCCAAGCGCGACGCGCTGCTCGCCGCCCAGTACGCCCGATACGAGGCCCTGCCGCTGACCCAGCCCGAACGCGAGGCCTACGCGGCCTTCCGCCAGCACGTGGCCACCTACGCCGAGCAGCAGCGGGAGGCGGTGGCCAAGGCCGAGGCGGGCGACGTCGCCGGCGGTCAGCGGATCTACAACACCACGATGTCGGACAGCATCCGCGCCATCATGGCCGACTGGGAGAAGCTCGTCGCCCTGAACGGCGACGGGTCGCAGGCGAGCGGCACGCTGATCGCGCAGACCTACGACGCCGCCAAGCGGAACGTGCTGGCGCTCGCCGGCCTCGCCCTGGCGGTGGCGCTCGGAGCCTTCGTGCTGGTGACCCGCGGCGTCAGCCGGCCGCTCCGGACCATCAGCGCGGTGACGCAGCGCCTCGCGGCGGGCGACGCCGAGGTGGCCATCCCCGGGCAGGAGCGCCGCGACGAGATCGGGGCTCTGGCGGGCTCCGTGGTGGTGTTCCGCGACAACCTCGTCCGCGCGCGCGCCCTGGAAGCCGAGACGGCGCTGGCCCGCGCGGACGCCGAGACGCAGCGCCGCGCCGCGACCCGGGCCATGGCCGACGCCTTCGAGCAGGCGGTGGGCGGCATCGTCGGCGGCGTGTCTGCGGCGGCGACCGAGCTGGAGGCGACCGCGCGGTCCCTCACCGGCAGCGCGGCTGACGGGGCCGGGCAGTCCGGCACCGTCGCGAGCGCGGCGAGCGACGCCGCCGCCAACGTCAACACCGTCGCGGCCGCCGCCGAGGAGCTGGGCTCCTCCGTGCAGGAGATCGGCCGGCAGGTCAGCGGCTCGGCGGAGCTCGCGCGGGTCGCCGTCGCGGAGGCGACCAACACGGTGGCGCTGGTCCAGGACCTGAGCAGCGCGGCCGCGAAGGTCGGCGACGTGGTGGCGCTGATCTCCGGGATCGCCGCCCAGACCAACCTGCTGGCGCTCAACGCCACGATCGAGGCGGCGCGCGCCGGCGCCGCGGGCCGCGGCTTCGCGGTCGTCGCCTCGGAGGTGAAGGCGCTGGCCGAGCAGACCGCCCGGGCCACCGAGGAGATCACCGGCCAGATCGGCCGGATCCAGTCCTCCACCGGGCAGGCCGCGTCGGCGATCGACGGGATCGGCCGGCGCATCCGCGAGATCGACGGCGTGGCCGCCAGCATCGCGGCCGCCGTGGAGCAGCAGGGCGCGGCCACCCAGGAGATCGTCCGCAACGTCGCCGAGGCGGCCGCCGGCACCGGCGCGGTGACCGGCACCATCGCGAGCCTCGCTCAGTCGGCCGAGGAGACCGGCACCGCCGCCGCCCAGGTGCTCGGCGCCGCGACCGAGATGTCGCGTCAGTCCGAGCATCTCGGGGCCGAGGTCGCCCGCTTCCTCGCCACGGTGCGGGCCGCGTAG
- a CDS encoding glycosyl transferase: MPPALPPDMPPNLPPNLPPALTTILLLAVPLAAALSAGLILRLRPLLQRYALARPNARSSHTVPTPQGGGIAVVTALVTISGLLIAAPEIGGRPDWIWLAGGALALALLGAVDDVRPLPAALRLAVQAVVVGLLVWHLDGRLLPGLPLWLERGLALLAGLWFVNLTNFMDGLDWMTVAEIVPVAGALLLIGLVGHLPPLPTLVAASLLGAVLGFAPFNRPVARLFLGDVGSLPVGLITAWLLCQLALAGGLAAALLLPLVYLADASLTLAARAARGERVWEAHRGHYYQRATVNGLGVPGVVGRVFAVNLALAALAAATLFWPSWTVTLAASAAGLALVAALLRRFARAPAPGPAEGAAQP, from the coding sequence ATGCCGCCCGCCCTGCCGCCCGACATGCCGCCCAACTTGCCGCCCAACTTGCCGCCCGCACTGACCACGATCCTGCTCCTGGCGGTGCCCCTCGCCGCCGCCCTCTCGGCGGGCCTGATCCTGCGCCTGCGCCCGCTGCTGCAGCGATACGCCCTGGCCCGGCCGAACGCCCGCTCCAGCCACACCGTGCCGACCCCGCAGGGGGGCGGGATCGCCGTGGTGACGGCCCTGGTCACGATCTCGGGCCTGCTGATCGCGGCGCCGGAGATCGGCGGCCGGCCGGACTGGATCTGGCTCGCGGGCGGCGCCCTGGCCCTGGCGCTCCTCGGCGCCGTGGACGACGTCCGGCCGCTGCCGGCCGCCCTGCGGCTCGCCGTGCAGGCCGTCGTGGTCGGCCTGCTGGTCTGGCACCTCGACGGGCGCCTGTTGCCGGGCCTGCCGCTCTGGCTGGAGCGCGGCCTCGCGCTGCTGGCCGGCCTGTGGTTCGTCAACCTGACGAACTTCATGGACGGGCTCGACTGGATGACGGTCGCGGAGATCGTCCCGGTGGCGGGCGCGCTCCTGCTCATCGGCCTCGTCGGGCACCTGCCGCCGCTGCCGACCCTGGTGGCGGCGAGCCTGCTGGGCGCGGTGCTGGGCTTCGCGCCGTTCAACCGGCCGGTCGCGCGGCTCTTCCTCGGGGATGTCGGCTCACTGCCGGTCGGGCTCATAACCGCGTGGCTCCTGTGCCAGCTCGCCCTAGCGGGCGGCCTCGCCGCCGCGCTGCTGCTGCCGCTCGTCTACCTCGCCGATGCCAGCCTGACCCTCGCCGCCCGGGCGGCGCGGGGCGAGCGGGTCTGGGAGGCCCATCGCGGGCACTACTACCAGCGGGCCACCGTCAACGGGCTCGGCGTGCCCGGCGTGGTCGGGCGGGTGTTCGCGGTCAATCTCGCCCTGGCGGCGCTCGCCGCCGCGACCTTGTTTTGGCCGTCCTGGACGGTCACGCTCGCCGCATCGGCCGCCGGGCTCGCCCTGGTCGCCGCCCTGCTCCGCCGCTTCGCCCGCGCCCCGGCACCGGGCCCAGCCGAAGGTGCCGCCCAGCCGTGA
- a CDS encoding NAD-dependent epimerase/dehydratase family protein, producing MTGLIALTGATGFIGRHLLADLTARGYRVRVLLRRPTTVPEGAASAVVGDLTRPINMAAALSGVDAVVHSAGLAHANLGPTASGTPEDDYRTLNTEATRRLAEAAARAKVRRFVFLSSIRAQVGASAPGVVGEGDPPRPTDAYGRSKLEAEAALAEIGLDWVALRPVLVYGAGVKGNMAALLRLARSPYPLPLGGLAARRSLISLESLSGAVDAVLAAPAPLNRALVAADPDPLSLPEMIASLRQGLGRGPGLVPVPAGLLRLACRLTGRDAQFARVAEGLVARADGLASLGWRPAGSTRDGLARLARDGG from the coding sequence GTGACCGGACTCATCGCGCTCACCGGGGCGACCGGCTTCATCGGCCGCCACCTGCTCGCCGACCTCACCGCGCGGGGCTACCGGGTCCGCGTGCTGCTGCGCCGGCCCACGACCGTGCCAGAGGGCGCGGCGAGCGCGGTCGTGGGCGACCTGACCCGCCCGATCAACATGGCGGCGGCCCTCAGCGGCGTCGACGCGGTGGTGCATTCGGCCGGCCTCGCCCACGCCAATCTGGGTCCGACGGCGTCGGGGACACCGGAGGACGACTATCGCACGCTCAACACCGAGGCGACGCGCAGGCTCGCGGAGGCCGCGGCGCGCGCGAAGGTGCGCCGCTTCGTGTTCCTGTCGTCGATCCGCGCGCAGGTGGGGGCGAGCGCGCCGGGGGTGGTCGGGGAGGGCGATCCGCCCCGGCCGACCGACGCCTACGGCCGCTCCAAGCTGGAGGCCGAGGCGGCGCTCGCCGAGATCGGCCTGGACTGGGTCGCGCTGCGCCCCGTCCTCGTCTACGGGGCCGGCGTGAAGGGCAACATGGCCGCGCTCCTGCGGCTGGCGCGCAGCCCCTACCCGCTGCCGCTGGGCGGCCTCGCGGCGCGGCGCTCGCTGATCTCGCTGGAGAGCCTGTCGGGCGCCGTGGACGCGGTGCTGGCGGCGCCCGCCCCCCTGAACCGGGCCCTCGTCGCGGCCGACCCGGACCCGCTCAGCCTGCCCGAGATGATCGCGTCCCTGCGCCAGGGCCTCGGGCGCGGCCCGGGCCTCGTCCCGGTGCCGGCCGGGCTCCTCCGGCTGGCCTGCCGGCTGACCGGCCGGGACGCGCAGTTCGCCCGCGTCGCCGAGGGGCTCGTCGCCCGCGCCGACGGGCTCGCGTCCCTCGGCTGGCGGCCGGCCGGGTCGACCCGCGACGGACTCGCCCGGCTGGCCCGCGACGGCGGCTGA